A window from Schistosoma haematobium chromosome 3, whole genome shotgun sequence encodes these proteins:
- the HMT-1_1 gene encoding Homocysteine S-methyltransferase 1 (EggNog:ENOG41032K9~COG:Q), with protein sequence MVGKMLLDICKSSFVGESGSGKSTIVRLLFRFYDATEGEILIDEQNIKSVTQASLRQSLGVVPQDTVLFNDTIYYNIRYGRQSADRTDIEQVAIAADIHRCILEFPKGYETIVGERGLKLSGGEKQRVAIARNLLKNPTIMILDEATSALDTTTERNIQASLNRIAQNRTTLIVAHRLSTIVNANEILVLHEGEIVERGTHSELLLNPKSRYAQLWRQQSEVQQQSSTFPSTSSSLLLPIIIENTENVSNPINRTNQLVDV encoded by the exons ATGGTGGGAAAAATGTTGCTTGATATTTGTAAATCCTCCTTT GTTGGTGAATCAGGAAGTGGTAAATCAACAATTGTTCGACTTTTGTTTCGATTCTATGATGCCACTGAAGGAGAGATTTTAATTGATGAACAAAATATTAAATCAGTTACTCAAGCATCATTACGTCAGTCACTTGGGGTTGTGCCACAA GATACAGTTTTATTTAATGATACAATATATTATAATATACGTTACGGACGTCAGTCAGCTGATCGAACAGATATTGAACAAGTCGCCATTGCCGCTGACATACATCGATGTATTTTAGAGTTTCCAAAAGGCTATGAAACAATAGTTGGTGAACGGGGTTTAAAATTAAGTGGTGGAGAAAAACAACGTGTAGCTATTGCCCGTAATCTTTTAAAGAATCCAACTATTATGATTTTAGACGAA GCTACATCAGCATTGGATACAACAACAGAACGCAATATTCAAGCTAGTTTAAATCGTATTGCACAAAATCGTACCACTTTAATTGTTGCACATCGTTTATCAACAATAGTTAATGCAAATGAAATTTTAGTTCTACATGAAGGTGAAATTGTTGAACGTGGTACACATTCGGAATTATTATTAAATCCCAAAAGTCGTTATGCTCAATTATGGCGTCAACAAAGTGAAGtacaacaacaatcatcaacaTTCCCCTCTACATCATCTTCGTTATTGTTAccaattattattgaaaacacAGAAAATGTGTCCAATCCAATAAATAGAACAAATCAACTTGTTGATGtgtaa